CACATAAACTTTCGGCAATTAGCTGATGATATACTGGCCAGTGGTTCGGCCTCCACCCACTTGGTATAGTAGTTAATGGTGACAATTAGGTACTTTGCCTGTCCAGGTCCAACTGGAAAAGGCCCCAACAGGTCGACTCCGCATTGTGAGAATGGCCAGGAGGACATGAGAAGGCTTAGTTCAGCTGCCGGTGCTTCGTGAAAGTTGGCGTTCTCCTGGCAACTTCTGCATCTCTTCACGAATTCTTTGGAGTCCGCCATCATCGAGGGCCAGTAGTAACCAGCCCTGACGAGTTTCTGTGCTAAGGCCTTCCCTTCAATGAGATGGCCGCAACACCCCTTGTGGACTTCTCTTAACCCGTAGTCCATTTGGTCGGAGTGCAAGCACTTCAAAAGGGGTTGGTTGAGCCCTTTCTTAAACACCTGGCCTTGTATTATTGCATACTTGGCCGCCTCTCTTCTTAGCGCCTTTGCCACCTTATCATCCTCAGGAAGTTTACTTCTTTCCAGGTAATCCATGATTGGGTCCACCCAGAAGGGGAGGTCGGTTGCTCGTGATACGTGCAGGGACACCGTTGGTTCTTTCACCAAACCTTGTGTGAGAGATCGGTTTCCGGTTCCTGGCTTCGTGCTCGCCAGCTTTGATAGGAGGTCGGCCTGGGTGTTCCTCTCACTTGGGACATGCTGCACCATGACCTCGTCAAACTCCTGGGTCAGCTTTTTGACCTTCTCTAACTACCTCTGTAGTAGTGAATCCCTGGCTTGGTACGTTCCGTTGATCTGCAACGTGACGACCTGAGAGTCGCTACACACTTCGACTCTGGTGGCGCCAACCTCTCTTGCCAGAACTAAGCCACCCAGGAGGGCCTCGTATTCCGCTTGGTTGTTGGACACCGGAAAATCAAACTTGACCGACTACTCATATACTACTCCAGTTGGGCTCTCCAAGATGATCCCTGCTCCCCCGAACGTttggttggaggctccgtccacgtggagcttccaccgtgtgaTCGGTGTCTCAGGAGAACTACCCGTTACTTCGACCAAGAATTCAGCCATAGCTTGGGCCTTGATCGCATGTCTGGGCTCGTACTGCAAGTCGTACTAGCATAATTCTATCGCCCATGTCATCATCTTGCCCGTCAGATCGGGCTTCTGGAGTACTTGGCAGATTGCCTGGTCCATCCTGACGATTATTTGATGCCCTTAGAAGTATTGTCGCAACCTATAGGAGGAGGTCAGGAGGGCGTACACCAGTTTTTCTAACTTGCTATATCTCAGCTCTGCTCCTTGTAGCACTTTGCTCACAAAGTAGACCGGTTGTTGGGTTTTTCCTTCTTCCCGTACCAGAGCGGTTGCCAATGCCTCATCGGTCACGGCCAAGTATAAGAATAGCGCTTCTCCGTTTTTGGACTTGCCGAGAACAGACAGGGCCGAGATGATGCTCTTAAAGTGATTGAAGGCTTCTTCACATGTCGGGGTCCAATCAAATACTATTCGGTTTTGCTACGTTACCAACAGCATATCTGCCAAtttctgccaactcttattttgtgttttatggaAGTGTGTTCgtggatgtgtctaataaaaatgtcttttttataactgtgtttaatagaagtgtctttatagatatattttatggatgtgtctctttatatatgtatttaaaatatattaattattagacacATCTACGAACACACTTCCATgaaacacaaatataaataaaagttggcagaagttggcagataatatgttggtaccctatacttttctaatactattttctttttcatcaggttgaagaatGGTAGAACTTTGGCAGCCGAGACTCCGAGAAAACGGGATAATGCGGAGAGCCTTCCTGTATATTAAGTTTGATTGAAGCACTAGTAGAAAAGATTAACTTGCATCAGCAAAATAATtgcaaaattaaaattgaaataccACCACCAATTTCGGTCAATGTATTTAGtctatatattatatgatactaaccagaaaattaaaaatatatccCCTATCAAAACCACGCACCAAGGGTCAGATAGAACAGACATAAGTCAAAGACTCAAAGTCATTATCAATAATTATCCCTTTTATTCTCATCATATTGACTTATTCAAATTGTTAAGAGCTGGAGTGCTTGCACTAAACTATTGTAAATTAGGTTTCTAATTAATCAAGTTTATTCGCACTTTAATGATCACAACAACATGAACGACAATTTTATTCCAGCATGAGATGCATTTCACTAATTATTAGATGACTTATTTACTATTCCATCTCTTGTATGCATATCATCAACAAATCCAAGCCAACACTAAACAATATAATATCAGTGTCACAAAGTTACAAACTATATagtaaaaacaaagaaatacaCATGCAaatactttatttatttgtcatatcattattaattaattgGAGCTTTGATTTGATCGATTTAAGAAGATACTGGCTGGAACCGAACTTTGTATGGTTTATCAGTGATAGCAACAAGCGAATTCCCATTACTATCTTGAAACACACCAATGTTCCCACAAACTGGCTTGCAAGTTTCACAAACCTTAGGACAGAAATAGAGGTTGTAATCATTATCATCCTTCTGAATCTGGAACCAATTGTTAACTGTGTTTTTTCCAGGGTTTCCAATAACACCACCAGTTGTCACAATCCTTTGTCCACTGGAAGCATCATTCACTAACTTCCACACCGTGGATTCAGAGCAATTCGACTTAACGTCGAATTTGATGTTCAAATCAGAGTTAGTGTAGATTTCCCTATTTGTTTTAGGGTTAACCGGTGTGAATGTTACTGCCTGACCTGTCCCACGCACGACCACAACGTTAAGAGGACAGGTTTTGTTTGGTGTTGTTGATTGAAGGGCAAAGCCGGGGCCAACTGGACATGGCAGCTGGTGACAAATGATGGATGGGCTGGTGGGGACCGGGCGGATATAATAGTCCTTGCCGGCCTGGAGAGTATTGTTATCTGTGTCAATCACTAGTTCCATGATTGGCCctccttgagcttcaccaagaAATGGATGCGTGCACAAAGCAAAGAGAAGAGCAAAAAGAAACACTAGTGACCTCATTTTGGTTGATATGATGGTAACTGATATGTTATGATGTGGCGTATGCAAATCTTGGTTGATGGAAAGCACATATATTGATATATATAGCGAGCAGGCCATGAAtgaattttctcaattttttttaattattaattaaagtataattttttactatttaatatttttctacatatgttttttattttacttaaaaagTATAAGATAAGAGAAATTATACTTTACTAAATGAAGAGTGTTAGAGACTAAcagattttataatttatagttatcaattagttattattagaatttttaatggtataaaattatatctaatggtataaaattagtcattttttttattgattaagtgttggccaaattttaataaaaatattgaccCGTCCTAACCTTTCTCTTAtcgaataattaaaaaaattgagaaaatataTTCCACTTATATAAGAGTCTACCACATTAAATTTACGACAtgtgaaaattttaaatttcaacaTAATTTATATCAAAGATTTTATTAGTAAATATTCTAAAAACATTATTTATAAACTTAAAAtagaaatatttaattaaaattttaagaaatttaggattttttaataatttttttaatacagaCTAAATTAAATGGcttctaatataattttttataattcaaaaaaattcttaaaatatttgttaacaAAATCCATATAGCAACATATATAATTATGCAtggaatgaaaagaaaataaatttcaaGTCAATTATTTTGGCCGATAGAGTTTTCCTTGTTAGGTTATACTAGATCGAATTCCACGCAATTATCGGCATTATTACTGAATGTTCCGTAATGCTTTAGTTAGTAGTTAGTATCTTAGTCAGCAAGCTAATTAAGAAGCAGATGCATATATACAAAATTGTATTGCTATTCTTCATTTGGAAATGTCTTAGAAACAATCTTTGATATGTACACTCTAATTGAaattgcatttttttctttcccccttaattttcttttgtccTAAGTTCATAATTAATGACTACTTTTTGGATAGCGTATCCAGTTTGGTTTTGCTTCTGTGATGTCCGAGATTATTATATATAGCTCGTAGAATACCTTGTCTCTTCTAATGTAACTTGTACTTAAACATACGAAACATACAATAATCGGccccttatatatatatatatatatatatatatatatatatatatatataatgataaaCATAAATGACGAAGGTGAATATTCAAATGAAGTATTGGAAGATAAGGATATTAGCTAAGCCTAATAGGTTGTTAAGGTAACTCTTTCTAATGAAATGAAATGACGTAAAGTAATTAGTGAGGCTTATGTTATGTGTATGCATGGTTTGGTCAATTAGTCAATAATATTGACCTCAATTTTAGGAATCTTGAAATTAAATAAGTTACGACGACTTTTAGTGATTCGAAGatcattcatatatatatatttgcacACCATATtcttcaattcctcttcccattCCAACAAGTTAGGTTTCATCTATAATTTCAACAATTACCGCCCCCGATACTAATTATTCACATTACCGCAGCCACTAAAATTAAAAGCTTACAGCTTCAAGTAATTAGTATCTTCCTCCACTGGTTTTAAAATATCTATCTACCTTAAACCATTCAAagttcaatatatatatatatatacaaaaaaatactatttgtataatctgtatttatattttaatatgtattttatactaatagCTAATTTTGATATACACATAGTATTAAAGACGAAACTAGAACAATTCTTAGGAGGAggccaaaataaaaatataactttaaaaaaattaaaattaagaaaagacgactaatataaaaattaaaaaattttatacattaaaatttttaatttgggAGGTCATTGCCTTCTTACTTTATACTAACTTCTGCCAATGATTTAAGTGTATAATGTGTTGAGTTAATAAATATCTCAGGTCATAAAACCACTTATCTCAAAAGTTTAAATTGATTTTGGGGTTCATCAAGAAacgaactcttgaccttttaAATCTAGAGTTCTAATACCATGACCAAAAACTTCAGCTGATGGGAAAAGAtaacactaatggttatatctctaatacttcttAAACCTTCATATTAttcacattgtacaaatattccattggctccctatactTTCTCGTCATTTTAATATACTTATATTATGGTGGTTatggtattttaaaaaatattataaaaaaaactatgactaaaatctaaaaaaatataattgtatAACCATCATAATCATCGTAAACATAACTATACTAAATTCTACCCTTGTATATAAAACGTATACACTCCACTACGTGCATGTGCCTGACTTGGTCCTTAAGTAACACAATTGGTTAATTCTCTTCTATGATTAACACTAGTCCcaacacaaaaaaaaaggaaaaaaaaaaacttatgaTGATCGAAGTTGCTGTGATCTTGAATTTGTCTCGAAATCTTTCCAACAAAAGGAACCGGCTTTGATTGCAGCATACCAGCCCTTTCCAACAAATCTCGAAAGTATTTAGGTTGAGTATTAGAAAGACGATTAATTTCTAAACCAAGGAAATAGTTGACACTGTCCAAATCTTttaaagtaatatatatataagagagTGAAATTGAGAGATTAGTGTGAAATTTCATTATTATTGTCACTAGAAGAGTATATCATCAacatatactaaaataaaaatagttaaaattagattttaagCGAGTAAATAGTGAATTAAGGATCACTAAGAGTGCTACGAAAATCAAAACTAAGTAAAAGATAGCTTATTAAATTAGCCATTAAGCTTTCTATTTTCTAAACCTTTTGGAATTGAACTTTGTAAGGTACATCAACGAGGGCTAGACGCTTGTTCCCATTTTGATCCTCATATACTCCAATATCCCTACATTGAACCTTGCAATACTCACAAAAACTTGGGCAATAAACTATTTTATAATCTTTTTCATACTTCTCTATCTTGAACCACTTTTTTATGCTTCTCCAACTAGGGTTTCCAACACTACCCCCACTAGTCACAAACCACTTCCTCGTTGACCTATCAAACATTCCAATCTCCCACACCCTTGAATATCTCTTATTACAACAATAACTTGTTTGGACccatgatgaagaaaaattAATGTTGAGGTCCCTTGACACATGAACAAAACCTCTTTTGTGTAGTTTAAtggatgaaaaagaaaatggttCCCCATGGTttatgtaaaacccggttaattaacggctaattaacccataaatgagaatttattctagaaagcctaaaatgtgatttttatggctaaacgTGATAGATGAgcttgagacgagaattttggtaccaattttgtagaattcggaccaagattggaccgaacgggccaaaccgggccaaccggacccaaagtgggcccttggcccaacataacttaaccaaaaccctagttttcagcactctctctcctcatttgttacacacacaagctgaaattagaaagaaaaggaggaagaacactctctcaagttctctccttTGCTtaatcttcaaaccaccataacttttgatctagagctccgattgccgccccgtttgcggccacgcgttcaccgcggagagctctacaaaacccatataatcaatcttgaggtaagccacaccttgctgttcgaaatctcagcccctattttcgagttttatgggtgaaatgttgagattttgggttctttgatgttataggacccaactctcttgaaggagaaggttaatcttgtctccttggaccttgggtgagGTAAGGTTCttaaccctagtgtaattttgttgttttatgatgtttgggttttgagatgttgtgtatgggtatgatggttgtggcttaggttgtgtatatgtgaatattggaacttgattggtgattttgaagaGCTTGGAAGggcttggtggtgaaaaatctgttcttggaggtattgaggccttgagagcttgtggataagtggtttggaagtgctccggtggagcttgggaaaatcggctaaggtatggtttcggtttcccgtatctaatatgtaatgtggtaggaaatacttaggctagaggccctaagataggcattgaatggttgatgttgttaaatgattgagatatatgatgtggtcatatatgtgatgatgagtattgatgccttaatggtatgatgtatgagaaatatgcatgttgtgatatatgcttgatgattggttacggttgaattgtggattgaaccatgttgatggtgagtatgatgttgattgtgtacaataatgatttatcgGAATTGGtattgttgagaattggcatgaggaatagtatatgatatgtcaatgtgtttgagtttgagccacttgggtgaagtgggataaaatgatgagatagtgattgtatatatattgtggtaatgtgtcaatgtgtgagttgaggaggcttgatgttgagtttgatacattttgattgatttcaaagaaaagggatgaaattggcatgttttgattgactttgaaaggagttgaaaatggtttgttttgaaaatggcatattgtggttttgtatgaaaatatggttttgggcatactttgacgggacataacttggactacggatctccgttttgtaccaaatctgtttagaaatgaaactggatccgggatgtccatgccgttcgaagaacgggtgaaaaacgatttaaaatgagggagttatgtccgttggaagattggggtttaaatctgtgaaattctgcagcttttaacttagaaaatttttagcagaatgaccccttgcgcgtgggcgcacctggcgcgtacgcgccgatcttccgggaagtgccatccacgcgtacgcgtgatgtgtgcgggcgcgccgattgtgctgcacccaatgcccagccattttcccgagagttatgccagaactgtgtcggtgttgtgcctggggcacgagaacacccgcgcgtacgcgtggttgacgcgtgcgcgtcgatgggcaagtttggaatccacgcgttagcgtgcacgacgcttgcgcgccgatgagtttttgaggccatccacgcgtgcgcgtggggtgcgcgtacgcgtggccctgttttcatcccaaagttgatttttgagttttaaaagccaaatctcatacttctaagcctccgatctcaccattcatgtcttaaatcatcataatatgcctagctattagaaaggggctagtgaatgtgataacttacgagtgaagcaaggaaaaaatgtatgatcaatgaggatcaagatgattatgtgagatgcagaggatggtggtggaagtgcttgttatgccatgggccgaaaggctgtaattgttaatgaattggctggttatggatttaaccgtgagccggaatagctgtgtatgctatgaatattggctggttctggattgaaccgtgagccggaatggctgatatggatgttgatccatggatgagaattcatgcatgttgatgctgaattattgataattgtgatttgcacttccactatcagagatacgagtttccctgggtagtagcagtggctagccaccacgtgctccaggttgaggcTTGAgactctgttaaccctatgtcgtaagtgtggccgggcactgtgaaaggcccggatgagctcgaacccccgtaaatattcaccagtgagggtgatggatatggatcatgtttatgatcaagtttataacgagtataactcgagtttggggatgcacgacagagggacagtccaatggttagcgaccaggacttgtcgggttggctctataaccgacaagatgatatcatcggccactagggacaggcattcatcatatgcatactatgtgaattgtttgagattgcctatttgactgcatattacttgctaattgtctaaatgtcttagctgctcctatttgtatattctttgtctgatataattgtgtttgctataatatactcctgttggtggtcgggaggtttgaaggaattggaaagggaagtattagttagactgaagaatctttagccagatgcccttatacggtttagcttgtttataagctttgatattatctggaggaagttctaggattgcctttggctttcctctattattatgtattatatatgtggaagctgttaccatgctggggacctctggttctcacccatgcggattttgtggttttcagatgcaggacgtgaggttttccgctgaggcatgctggagacttctagatttgcgaagattccttgttcttggggactatgttttggtttatatgttttgcttagatacttttatctccattaaataatacaaactgtgatgactcctcttatgggagattttggagaataggtttatgtatttgtgtccctttgggtttcctttggggttttccttattttatcatatgtatatattgttatgctcagaccggttatcttcgcagccggattttgagccttgatattcctgtttttgacactcctttgtatatatataatcttgcGTTGGTTTacccttgttcgttacgttattgatcggagtgatgcgcttttgagttgcggtttttgtttaccctttttctacaaaggctcctagttataatcaatcattcatactactatacgtactaaattttattttagaggtcgtaataccttgccatctctgaattatgacttaagcataagactctgtatggtagggtgttacattatggtatcagagcagttcgttcctgtagagcctgaggaatggactgactatgcttctgtgcattctctatgtgtgtgttatgtgccattagtatatctgcttgatataattggcataaacgttcatgagcatgcatttggaactttgaagcactagacttccgatattgagactgatcaacttaatatcgattgtttggtgtgtattggaaccagatggcgcctcgtggatgCGGTAGGGGTAGtgtgagaggtcgtacgaatgctcgtgcgccGGAGAATAACTCGAATAACCCGGTAGACCTTATGGCGGTATTGGGGAACATGGCTGCGGCTTTGTGGGCCACTGCAGAGGCTCTTGGACAACAGATGAGCAACCATGGCAACGACGGAAATAGAGCTCAGGGACCAATAGAGATCAGAACTTCCGTTgtgttggtgaacaagtgtggGGTTGCTGAAGAGTATGTGAAGAAGGCAGCTGCTGAGAGAGGGAGTCACAagggatcattcccacagaaccgagagaagagctttgcacctagaggtccgcctTTCAAGCGGGGAGGCTCTTTTAGGAGGCCCAataacaacaactcccaaggaaaaaggtttgggaagcagccaCTGAATGAGCAAGCTTGcgctaggtgtggaagtcaccatctgggagcaccatgcaaggttggatggggtttgtgctacaactGTGGAAAGGCAGGACATAAGCTCCCATGGTGTCCGGAGCGGCAGAAGCAGGGTGCTGGGAAAGCACAACAAACTgatcgggtgttcaccacttcagctgtaggaactgagggatccgagacacttattcgaggtaacGGTGAATTAGCTGGTCAAACCTTAAATGccttatttgattcgggagcatcacattcattcattgcatttgagaaagcccatgagttagggttgaagattgtaactttaggttatgatctaagggtgtacaatgctacccatgaagccacggtaactaggctaggatgcccgaaagtttcctttaggttcaagcagcgtgattttgttcataatttaatctgcttaccgatggtcggtcttgatcttatcttgggattagattggttatctaagaaccatgtcctgcttgattgttctacaaagtcggtgtactttatgccggaagatacagaagggccggtcgtggtgaataattattacttgaactcgatgatggtgaactgttctgggatcgaatgtcagggtatcatgttgttaaccgcgggcgtttcgggagatgatcaaaggttggaacagattccgattgtgtgtgagtttccgaaagtgtttcccgatgatattgatgagtttccacctaactgagaggttgagtttgctatggagttggtgcccggggcgggaccaatctcaagtgctccttataggatgtcaccgttagagatgaacgagctaaagtctcagttagaggatttgttgggaaagaattttatacgaccaagtgtttctccgtggggtgctccagcgTTACTAGTGAAGAAGAAatatgggagtatgcggctctgtgtggattacaggcagttgaacaaggttacaataaagaataagtacccattgccgagaattgatgatctcatggatcagttacaaggaactggagttttctccaagattgatttgcgatccggttatcaccagataagggtgagggatgaggatatccctaagaccgctttcaggactcgttatggtcattacgagtacactgtgatgtcctttgggttgacgaacgctcctgcgatattcatggattacatgaatagagtcttccgtccgtttctggataaattcgttgttgtcttcattgatgacatactgatttattccaagactgaagaagagcatgcggaatacttgaggaccgtgttgcagattctaaaggagaagaaactttatgcaaaactgtcgaagtgtgagttttggaagagtgaggtgaagtttttgggtcacgtggtgagtaagaagggaatagccgtagatccaactaaggtggaggctgtgatggattggaaacaaccaaccaccgtaacagagataaggagctttctgggtttagctggctattataGAAGgcttatcaagggcttttcacagatagcgttaccaatgacaaagttaacccgcaaagacactccgtttgtttggactcctgagtgcgaggagagct
The genomic region above belongs to Arachis stenosperma cultivar V10309 chromosome 5, arast.V10309.gnm1.PFL2, whole genome shotgun sequence and contains:
- the LOC130982938 gene encoding miraculin-like; translation: MRSLVFLFALLFALCTHPFLGEAQGGPIMELVIDTDNNTLQAGKDYYIRPVPTSPSIICHQLPCPVGPGFALQSTTPNKTCPLNVVVVRGTGQAVTFTPVNPKTNREIYTNSDLNIKFDVKSNCSESTVWKLVNDASSGQRIVTTGGVIGNPGKNTVNNWFQIQKDDNDYNLYFCPKVCETCKPVCGNIGVFQDSNGNSLVAITDKPYKVRFQPVSS